One region of Mesomycoplasma ovipneumoniae genomic DNA includes:
- a CDS encoding RDD family protein produces the protein MKIDFVKASFWRRLFAGLIDFVFLFLTFLIFFYLFLILTEWSKIKFYLWILSVFLFVIFYRIFLIIFLKQTIGLFLTKTKVVFFEENLNFLKKFWILLKREAFLSLNWIFSLLFSSIILDLSFGIDLNFFQTFQNSSQNLTFFQQVSLSFPALFSKINFFFLIVNNLSILGSKKLTIIDSFSKTTICLKQTPIKADYLRSIHANFSPIHWEVN, from the coding sequence TTGAAAATTGATTTTGTAAAAGCAAGTTTTTGAAGACGTTTATTTGCAGGATTAATTGATTTTGTATTTCTTTTTCTTACTTTTTTAATATTTTTCTACCTATTTTTGATATTAACTGAATGGTCAAAAATAAAATTTTATCTTTGAATTCTAAGTGTTTTTTTATTTGTAATTTTTTACCGCATTTTTTTAATTATTTTTTTAAAGCAAACAATTGGACTTTTTTTAACAAAAACTAAAGTTGTTTTTTTCGAAGAAAACCTTAATTTTTTAAAAAAATTCTGAATTTTACTAAAAAGGGAAGCATTTTTAAGTCTTAATTGAATATTTTCGCTTTTATTTTCCTCAATTATTTTAGATTTGAGTTTCGGAATTGATCTTAACTTTTTTCAAACTTTTCAAAATTCAAGCCAAAATTTAACTTTTTTTCAACAAGTTAGCTTAAGTTTTCCCGCTTTATTTTCAAAAATTAACTTTTTCTTCTTAATTGTAAATAACCTCTCAATTTTAGGTTCAAAAAAATTAACAATTATTGATTCTTTTTCTAAAACAACTATTTGCTTGAAACAAACGCCTATAAAAGCGGATTATTTAAGATCAATTCATGCAAATTTTAGTCCAATTCATTGGGAGGTTAATTAA
- the ruvA gene encoding Holliday junction branch migration protein RuvA — translation MQIYQYGKIVSKNKNYLIIENQGSGYLLYVPRIDRFNTDENRKIYLYEYENDYSKITYGFASFRERILFEDLISIQGVGPKTAISILNSGLQNAINLIAANDWKGLSKIPYLSEKNAKQIVFEFHGKYKKFLENDKKQNQENILETDSKEVDKTDDLNDEILQNNSVEEKTSSELEETLKMLGFKPNQINYALTKVEPNENFENLIEQAIKIISNAREFRS, via the coding sequence ATGCAAATTTATCAATATGGAAAAATTGTCTCAAAAAATAAAAATTATTTAATTATTGAAAATCAAGGGAGTGGATATTTACTGTATGTTCCGCGGATTGACCGTTTTAATACCGATGAAAATAGAAAAATTTATCTTTACGAATATGAAAATGATTATTCAAAAATAACTTACGGATTTGCAAGCTTCCGTGAAAGAATTTTATTTGAAGATTTAATTTCAATTCAAGGAGTTGGTCCAAAAACTGCTATTTCTATCCTTAACAGCGGTTTGCAAAACGCAATTAATTTAATAGCCGCAAATGATTGGAAAGGTCTTTCAAAAATTCCTTATCTTTCCGAAAAAAATGCTAAGCAAATTGTTTTTGAATTTCACGGAAAATACAAAAAATTTCTTGAGAATGACAAAAAACAAAATCAGGAAAATATTCTTGAAACTGATTCTAAAGAAGTTGATAAAACCGATGATTTGAATGATGAAATTCTCCAAAATAATTCAGTCGAAGAAAAGACATCATCCGAACTTGAAGAAACTTTAAAAATGCTTGGTTTTAAACCTAATCAAATTAATTATGCACTCACAAAAGTTGAGCCTAATGAAAATTTCGAAAACTTAATAGAACAAGCTATCAAGATTATTTCAAATGCCAGAGAATTTAGAAGTTAG
- a CDS encoding ATP-dependent helicase: MSSQNILSQLNDKQKIAVISNSSHLRIVAGAGTGKTTVLTKKIAYIINESLAYPNRILALTFTNKAAEEMRTRVEKLVHEKAKDIQILTFHSLCNLILRTEAKNIVEIDEIQIDDYRFNIIDEQDQRKIIEKLLGANLKTSEDKDDKKITAFQAIEFISRAKNLEQSPSQALKLANNEVELIKANVYKNYIEKTRENNIIDFDDLLLYTKIAFEKNPQIAQRWQKKFDFVLVDEFQDTSLIQYSILKFFIKNNTKLFVVGDPDQTIYSWRGADPSLILNLENDYPDLQTVILDKNYRSTQNILDAANHLISNNKNRIKKNLVAHSTEKIDIHFEDLGNERGAEVDWIYETVQNLITKNKVNYRDIAILARSNFYFRQIIDKLDAHNIPYIKHGNSPLAAKKEVREAIYFLKVIENSDPYAFEQIINVPAKKIGAITISKLNDLAAKFELNLYDFLFKYYSGKINLKEEHGKIPLTIENQAKIKNLFERITAARRFKSEIEEKNPTVFKLFSQVLDSFLKKINYFSSIKDPKQESDTKELLEKYYESLDNWQIQNPNKKLADYLDFAVISHFEQTETPNRINLLTVHSSKGLEFEYVFLVGMNQGVFPSQKVLDQNLESEYEEERRLAFVAVTRAKKVLYITNGFRGTFYNDHGRRWKSSQNSISPFIKEMKIKAEQFYQFRKLDATGKLNYQKTDSENVEFAPGNHIAHLKFGKGIILEVRADSILVKFFDIPGDKGIKTLVKTHKSIEKIS; encoded by the coding sequence ATGTCATCACAAAATATTCTTTCACAGCTAAATGACAAACAAAAAATCGCTGTTATTAGTAATAGCTCGCATCTGAGAATTGTTGCAGGTGCTGGAACAGGAAAAACAACTGTTCTAACAAAAAAAATTGCCTATATTATTAATGAATCACTGGCATATCCCAATCGTATTTTGGCGCTAACTTTTACAAATAAAGCCGCCGAAGAAATGCGAACTCGTGTAGAAAAACTTGTTCATGAAAAGGCAAAAGATATACAAATTTTAACTTTTCACTCGCTTTGCAATTTGATTTTGCGAACTGAAGCAAAAAATATTGTTGAAATTGATGAAATTCAAATAGATGATTACCGTTTTAATATAATTGATGAGCAAGATCAGCGTAAAATTATAGAAAAACTTTTAGGTGCAAACCTTAAAACATCCGAGGACAAAGACGATAAAAAAATTACTGCATTTCAAGCGATTGAGTTTATTTCAAGAGCCAAAAATTTAGAGCAATCCCCAAGCCAAGCACTCAAGCTAGCAAATAATGAAGTTGAATTAATTAAGGCCAATGTTTATAAAAATTATATTGAAAAAACAAGGGAAAATAACATAATTGATTTTGACGATTTATTGCTTTATACTAAAATAGCATTTGAAAAAAATCCACAAATTGCCCAGCGTTGACAGAAAAAATTTGACTTTGTGCTTGTTGATGAATTTCAAGACACCTCGCTAATTCAGTATTCTATTTTAAAGTTTTTTATTAAGAACAATACAAAATTATTTGTTGTTGGTGATCCTGATCAGACTATTTATTCTTGAAGAGGCGCTGATCCATCACTTATTCTTAATTTAGAAAATGACTATCCTGATTTACAAACAGTAATTCTTGACAAAAATTACCGCTCAACACAAAATATTCTTGATGCAGCTAACCATTTAATTTCAAATAATAAAAACCGAATAAAAAAGAATTTAGTAGCTCACTCAACTGAAAAGATTGATATTCATTTTGAAGATCTTGGTAATGAAAGAGGCGCTGAAGTTGACTGAATTTATGAGACAGTCCAAAATTTAATTACAAAAAACAAAGTAAATTATCGAGACATTGCAATTTTAGCACGCTCAAATTTCTATTTTCGACAAATAATTGACAAACTTGATGCCCATAATATCCCTTATATAAAACACGGAAATTCTCCTCTTGCTGCAAAAAAAGAAGTTCGTGAAGCTATTTATTTTTTAAAAGTCATTGAAAATTCTGACCCTTATGCTTTTGAACAAATTATTAATGTGCCGGCCAAAAAAATTGGTGCTATCACAATTAGTAAATTAAATGATTTAGCAGCTAAATTTGAACTTAATTTGTACGATTTTTTATTTAAATACTATTCAGGAAAAATCAATTTAAAAGAAGAACATGGTAAAATTCCGTTAACTATTGAAAATCAAGCCAAAATTAAAAATCTTTTTGAAAGAATAACCGCCGCAAGACGATTCAAGTCTGAAATTGAAGAAAAAAATCCGACAGTTTTTAAACTTTTTTCGCAAGTTCTTGACTCTTTTTTGAAAAAAATTAACTACTTTAGTTCAATAAAAGATCCTAAACAAGAATCTGACACAAAAGAACTTTTGGAAAAATACTATGAATCACTTGATAATTGGCAAATCCAAAATCCTAACAAAAAATTAGCCGATTACCTTGATTTTGCAGTTATTTCTCATTTTGAACAAACCGAAACCCCAAATCGAATTAATTTATTAACAGTTCATTCTTCAAAAGGGCTTGAATTTGAGTATGTTTTTTTAGTTGGTATGAATCAAGGAGTTTTCCCTTCACAAAAAGTTCTTGACCAAAATCTTGAGAGTGAATACGAAGAAGAAAGAAGGCTAGCATTTGTTGCAGTAACAAGGGCAAAAAAAGTTTTATATATAACAAACGGATTTCGTGGTACTTTTTATAATGATCATGGTCGTCGTTGAAAATCTAGTCAAAATTCAATTTCACCATTTATTAAAGAGATGAAAATTAAGGCTGAACAATTTTATCAGTTTCGTAAACTTGATGCAACTGGAAAGCTTAATTACCAAAAAACTGATTCAGAAAATGTTGAATTTGCCCCTGGAAATCATATCGCTCATCTGAAATTTGGTAAAGGAATCATTTTGGAAGTGCGAGCTGACTCAATTTTGGTCAAATTTTTCGATATTCCTGGTGATAAAGGGATAAAAACACTTGTTAAAACTCATAAGTCCATTGAAAAAATTTCGTAA
- the ruvB gene encoding Holliday junction branch migration DNA helicase RuvB: MPENLEVRPTNFDNFIGQQKLVETLKILISSSQKRKQALDHILFYGPPGTGKTTLANIVANVLESKIKYVQGPLLEKKADVLAILANISQDTILFIDEIHGINKNIEELLYSAMEEFVIDLQIGVDGEQKIMRMKLPHFTLIAASTKLAQISTPLQNRFGYIAKIVNYTTDEMVQIISNSAAILKLQVNKEIIKYIASFSNNTPRIANNLLKRIRDFALVLNKKKIDREIVNKTFDSIGIYNQGLSQINIEYLNTLFKIFKGKSVALDVLANVLKEHRQTIINIIEPPLIEKELIEKTPRGRRITSKGKQYLTDLTTKDEKNT, encoded by the coding sequence ATGCCAGAGAATTTAGAAGTTAGGCCAACAAATTTTGATAATTTTATTGGCCAACAAAAATTGGTTGAAACACTGAAAATTTTAATTTCATCTTCTCAAAAGCGCAAACAAGCTTTAGACCATATTTTATTTTATGGACCTCCTGGAACCGGCAAAACGACACTAGCAAATATTGTAGCCAACGTTCTTGAATCCAAAATTAAGTACGTGCAAGGCCCATTACTCGAAAAAAAGGCCGACGTTCTTGCTATTTTAGCAAATATTTCTCAAGACACAATTCTTTTTATTGACGAAATTCACGGAATTAATAAAAATATTGAAGAGCTTTTATATTCAGCGATGGAGGAGTTTGTTATCGATTTACAAATTGGGGTTGATGGCGAGCAAAAAATTATGAGAATGAAATTGCCGCATTTTACACTGATTGCCGCATCAACAAAACTAGCGCAAATTTCAACACCTTTGCAAAATCGATTTGGCTATATTGCCAAAATTGTCAACTATACAACTGATGAAATGGTTCAAATTATTTCAAATTCTGCAGCAATTTTGAAACTGCAAGTCAACAAAGAAATTATTAAATACATTGCTAGTTTTTCAAATAACACACCTCGAATTGCTAATAATTTATTAAAAAGAATTCGTGATTTTGCACTTGTTTTGAATAAAAAGAAAATTGACCGCGAAATTGTTAACAAAACTTTTGACAGCATTGGCATTTATAACCAAGGCCTTTCTCAAATAAACATTGAATATTTGAACACCTTATTCAAAATTTTTAAAGGAAAATCTGTCGCACTCGATGTGCTTGCTAATGTTTTAAAGGAACATCGGCAAACAATTATTAATATAATCGAGCCGCCATTAATTGAAAAAGAATTAATTGAAAAAACTCCTAGAGGTCGCCGAATAACTTCAAAAGGTAAGCAATATTTAACTGATTTAACTACTAAAGACGAAAAAAACACCTAA